One region of Catenuloplanes indicus genomic DNA includes:
- a CDS encoding ABC transporter permease, producing MRRLHLLTGLVLIGVIGGAVLLSYLWLPYAPDDTTGGRLSPPSGDHWLGTDKLGRDVFTQLLIGGRIAIGTALGAVTVGGVLGVLFGLLAGFASRWLDDAVAVTLDILIAFPTLLLAMLIVAGFGASLGAAVLAIGLAMAAIVARLTRILVKQVLSRDYITAARISGVSWPRIVITHVLPNIWPVVLVNLALQAGLAVLAEASLSYLGLGTPPPNASWGRLLFEAQATVLTAPTAAIAPGLALVALVIGINLTADGLRDLADPTRRRSR from the coding sequence ATGAGGCGCCTGCACCTGCTTACCGGACTCGTCCTGATCGGCGTGATCGGCGGCGCGGTGCTGCTGTCGTACCTGTGGCTGCCGTACGCCCCGGACGACACCACCGGCGGCCGGCTGTCCCCGCCGTCCGGCGACCACTGGCTCGGCACCGACAAGCTCGGCCGCGACGTGTTCACCCAGCTGCTGATCGGCGGCCGGATCGCGATCGGCACCGCACTCGGCGCGGTCACGGTCGGCGGCGTCCTCGGCGTCCTCTTCGGACTGCTGGCCGGTTTCGCGTCCCGTTGGCTCGACGACGCGGTCGCGGTCACGCTGGACATCCTGATCGCGTTCCCGACACTGCTGCTGGCCATGCTGATCGTGGCCGGGTTCGGCGCGTCCCTCGGCGCCGCCGTCCTCGCGATCGGCCTGGCCATGGCCGCGATCGTGGCCCGGCTGACCCGCATCCTGGTCAAGCAGGTGCTGTCCCGTGACTACATCACCGCCGCCCGCATCTCCGGCGTATCGTGGCCGCGGATCGTGATCACCCACGTCCTGCCGAACATCTGGCCGGTCGTGCTGGTCAACCTGGCGCTCCAGGCCGGCCTCGCGGTCCTGGCCGAGGCGTCACTGTCCTACCTCGGCCTCGGCACCCCGCCGCCGAACGCGTCCTGGGGCCGCCTCCTCTTCGAGGCCCAGGCCACCGTGCTCACCGCCCCGACCGCCGCGATCGCCCCCGGCCTGGCCCTGGTCGCCCTGGTCATCGGCATCAACCTGACCGCCGACGGCCTCCGCGACCTCGCCGACCCCACCCGCCGGAGATCCCGATGA
- a CDS encoding ATP-binding cassette domain-containing protein — translation MTALLSVSGLTVRSGGHELVHDVSFEVAPGARVGLIGESGSGKSLTALAVTGLLPPGLTATGSALLDGSADSAAHPVATGRPAATGTGAATVAGRAASGTARGAAADGRSTRGAASATAGRGAAVIDMVGTPERQRIRARGGVAAVVFQEPLTALDPLMRVGKQIAEPLRRWRKLRGPALDAAVTAALDEVRLPADAARSFPHELSGGQRQRVAIAMALACRPRLLIADEPTTALDVTVQAEILGLLDGLVRDRGMALLFITHDLPVAARVADHLLVLRDGRVVESGPAATVIGSPSHDYTRMLVAGARRFDAALALATSPTTADPTASPATADPAAAGLAPSPGTTGPAAPSASAGRAGGSGGGAESGPGGGTAADRDGDAGSAERSEPAGSGAASGGGAGAVIAFDEGVRKSSDGDAHD, via the coding sequence ATGACCGCGCTGCTGTCCGTCTCCGGCCTGACCGTCCGCAGCGGCGGCCACGAACTCGTGCACGACGTGTCGTTCGAGGTCGCGCCGGGCGCGCGGGTCGGGCTGATCGGCGAATCGGGCTCCGGCAAGTCGCTGACCGCGCTCGCGGTCACCGGCCTCCTCCCACCGGGCCTGACCGCCACCGGTTCCGCGCTCCTCGACGGCTCCGCCGACAGTGCCGCGCACCCGGTGGCCACCGGCCGGCCGGCGGCCACCGGCACCGGCGCAGCAACCGTCGCCGGCCGTGCGGCGAGCGGCACCGCGCGGGGCGCCGCGGCGGACGGCCGCTCGACCCGCGGTGCGGCGAGCGCCACCGCGGGTCGTGGCGCGGCCGTGATCGACATGGTCGGCACGCCGGAGCGGCAACGGATCCGGGCTCGTGGTGGCGTCGCGGCCGTGGTGTTCCAGGAGCCGCTGACCGCGCTGGATCCGCTGATGCGGGTCGGGAAGCAGATCGCGGAACCGTTGCGGCGCTGGCGGAAGCTACGCGGCCCGGCGCTGGACGCGGCGGTCACGGCCGCGCTCGACGAGGTGCGGCTGCCCGCGGACGCGGCCCGGTCCTTCCCGCACGAACTGTCCGGCGGGCAGCGGCAGCGGGTGGCGATCGCGATGGCGCTGGCCTGCCGGCCGCGGTTGCTGATCGCCGACGAGCCGACCACCGCGCTGGACGTGACCGTGCAGGCGGAAATCCTCGGCCTGCTCGACGGCCTGGTCCGCGACCGCGGCATGGCGCTGCTGTTCATCACACACGACCTGCCGGTCGCGGCCCGCGTCGCCGACCACCTGCTGGTACTGCGCGACGGCCGGGTGGTCGAGTCCGGCCCGGCCGCGACCGTGATCGGCTCGCCGTCCCACGACTACACCCGCATGCTGGTCGCCGGCGCCCGCCGTTTCGACGCGGCCCTCGCCCTCGCGACATCACCCACCACCGCCGATCCCACGGCCTCGCCGGCCACCGCCGATCCCGCGGCCGCCGGTCTTGCGCCATCACCGGGCACCACGGGTCCTGCGGCACCGTCTGCTTCCGCCGGCCGCGCGGGGGGTTCCGGCGGCGGTGCCGAGTCGGGGCCGGGAGGCGGCACCGCGGCTGATCGGGATGGGGATGCCGGGTCCGCGGAGCGCTCGGAACCGGCCGGAAGCGGTGCCGCGTCCGGCGGCGGTGCCGGGGCGGTCATCGCCTTCGACGAAGGCGTTCGCAAGAGCAGCGACGGGGATGCGCATGACTGA
- a CDS encoding NADPH-dependent FMN reductase — MTKIGIILGSTRPGRNGEAVAKWVLELAQKHGGAEFELVDLLDYDLPHLDEPVPPSMGQYTKDHTRRWSAKVAELDGYVFVTPEYNHAPSGVLKNAIDFVYNEWNNKAAGFVSYGASAGGARAVEHLRLVMGELQVADVRAQVSLSFATDFTNWTQFTPGPQHEPVLNTMFDQLIAWSTALATVRAA, encoded by the coding sequence ATGACGAAGATCGGCATCATCCTCGGCAGCACCCGGCCCGGCCGGAACGGCGAGGCCGTGGCGAAATGGGTGCTGGAGCTGGCGCAGAAGCACGGCGGCGCGGAGTTCGAGCTGGTGGATCTGCTCGACTACGACCTGCCGCACCTGGACGAGCCGGTGCCGCCGTCCATGGGCCAGTACACGAAGGACCACACCCGGCGGTGGAGCGCCAAGGTCGCGGAGCTCGACGGGTACGTGTTCGTGACCCCGGAGTACAACCACGCGCCGTCCGGCGTGCTGAAGAACGCGATCGACTTCGTGTACAACGAATGGAACAACAAGGCCGCGGGCTTCGTCTCGTACGGTGCGTCGGCCGGTGGAGCGCGCGCGGTGGAGCACCTGCGCCTGGTGATGGGCGAGCTGCAGGTCGCGGACGTGCGGGCGCAGGTGTCGCTGTCGTTCGCCACCGACTTCACGAACTGGACCCAGTTCACGCCGGGTCCGCAGCACGAGCCGGTCCTCAACACCATGTTCGACCAGCTCATCGCCTGGTCGACCGCGCTGGCCACGGTCCGCGCCGCCTGA
- a CDS encoding ABC transporter permease, whose translation MRRLSGRNRSALIIGMQGIRARKLRTLLSMVSLFLGILAVVAVQAGASIAERALLSDIELTSGYDGTRVADLYGGPAGTVDLVADTVAGRADAVALVQVQATIGESGVSPIQTGPSGTYQDAVTEGPAEFCNQTGPEQVCPPIGRAISVQLNALTGDVRTFRPFRHLSGEWLTFGTVPSLSPRIVLNKEAAEGFRLYPVPAALRIDGGTGGSVTPQFVGVVDDGTGWPQAYVRMDELTEWTSTQNAGIQVLLNGQTPVEQVLSSKLRAKGMEFAPYEVQSREDLQDQIGLMRLLFLGLSAFVLLIGVAGVLNVGLATVGERVEEFALRRAVGTPRSLLAGIVLAETLLTGLLTAGAAIGFAAGALEVAAGFIGGTDPVLADLQFPWEAAVAGIVAGLVAGILGGFVPALRAARIPIATVMRA comes from the coding sequence ATGAGACGTCTCTCCGGACGGAACCGGTCCGCGCTGATCATCGGCATGCAGGGCATCCGCGCCCGCAAGCTGCGCACGCTGCTGTCCATGGTCAGCCTGTTCCTCGGCATCCTCGCGGTCGTCGCGGTCCAGGCCGGAGCCAGCATCGCGGAACGCGCGCTGCTCTCCGACATCGAACTGACCAGCGGGTACGACGGCACCCGCGTCGCGGACCTGTACGGCGGCCCGGCCGGCACCGTCGACCTCGTCGCGGACACGGTGGCCGGGCGCGCGGACGCGGTCGCGCTCGTCCAGGTGCAGGCCACCATCGGTGAGTCCGGCGTCAGCCCGATCCAGACGGGACCGAGCGGCACGTACCAGGACGCGGTCACCGAGGGACCGGCCGAGTTCTGCAACCAGACCGGCCCGGAGCAGGTCTGCCCGCCGATCGGCCGGGCGATCTCGGTGCAGCTCAACGCGCTCACCGGTGACGTGCGCACGTTCCGGCCGTTCCGGCACCTGAGCGGGGAGTGGCTGACGTTCGGCACGGTGCCGTCGCTGTCGCCGCGGATCGTGCTCAACAAGGAGGCGGCGGAGGGCTTCCGGCTGTACCCGGTGCCGGCCGCGCTGCGGATCGACGGCGGCACCGGCGGCAGCGTCACGCCGCAGTTCGTCGGCGTGGTGGACGACGGCACGGGATGGCCGCAGGCGTACGTCCGGATGGACGAGCTGACCGAGTGGACGTCGACCCAGAACGCGGGCATCCAGGTGCTGCTGAACGGGCAGACGCCGGTGGAGCAGGTGCTGTCGTCGAAGCTGCGGGCCAAGGGCATGGAGTTCGCGCCCTACGAGGTGCAGTCCCGCGAGGATCTGCAGGACCAGATCGGGCTGATGCGGCTGCTGTTCCTCGGCCTGTCCGCGTTCGTGCTGCTGATCGGCGTGGCCGGAGTCCTCAACGTGGGCCTGGCGACCGTGGGTGAGCGGGTCGAGGAGTTCGCGCTACGGCGGGCGGTCGGGACGCCCCGGTCGCTGCTGGCCGGGATCGTGCTGGCCGAGACGCTGCTGACCGGGCTGTTGACCGCCGGGGCGGCGATCGGGTTCGCCGCGGGGGCGCTCGAGGTCGCCGCCGGGTTCATCGGCGGCACCGACCCGGTCCTGGCGGATCTGCAGTTCCCGTGGGAGGCGGCGGTGGCGGGGATCGTGGCCGGTCTGGTCGCCGGGATTCTCGGCGGGTTCGTGCCCGCGCTCCGGGCGGCGCGCATCCCGATCGCCACCGTGATGCGTGCCTGA
- a CDS encoding PadR family transcriptional regulator, translating to MHEATLWILSALADTPRHGYGVIREVQRLSDGKVRLLAGTLYGALDRLAADGLIAVDRDELVGGRNRRYYRLTGDGEAALEAESERLRRAAEAAAAQLAARRRLGHAHRIAW from the coding sequence ATGCACGAAGCCACGCTGTGGATCCTCTCCGCGCTCGCCGACACACCCCGGCACGGGTACGGCGTCATCCGCGAGGTGCAGCGACTCTCCGACGGTAAGGTCCGGCTGCTGGCCGGCACGCTCTACGGCGCGCTGGACCGGCTCGCCGCCGACGGGCTGATCGCGGTCGACCGCGACGAGCTGGTCGGCGGCCGCAACCGGCGCTACTACCGGCTGACCGGTGACGGCGAGGCCGCGCTCGAGGCGGAGAGCGAGCGTCTGCGCCGCGCCGCCGAGGCCGCCGCCGCGCAGCTCGCGGCCCGCCGCCGGCTCGGCCACGCGCACCGGATCGCCTGGTGA
- a CDS encoding ATP-binding cassette domain-containing protein, giving the protein MTEPIIEAAAAGFAYRAGVPALSDVSLAVHRGRSVALVGESGAGKTTLLRLLLGLARPTSGEVRFDGVPLHRGRLRDYRRSVQTVFQDPYSSLDPRQRVDRIVAEPLRGLGVATGRAEIGGRVAEALESVGLPSDAASRYPHEFSGGQRQRIAIARAIVCHPRVLLADEPVSALDLTTRVKIIDLLAELCATRDLTLLLVSHDLGVVATLCAHTAVLERGRIVEQGDTTAVLGAPSHPYTQRLLSSVPRLP; this is encoded by the coding sequence ATGACTGAGCCGATCATCGAGGCTGCCGCGGCCGGATTCGCCTACCGGGCCGGGGTGCCGGCGCTCAGCGACGTGTCGCTGGCTGTCCATCGAGGGCGGAGCGTGGCGCTGGTCGGTGAGTCGGGGGCGGGGAAGACCACGTTGCTGCGGCTGTTGCTGGGGCTGGCGCGGCCGACGTCCGGGGAGGTCCGGTTCGACGGGGTGCCGCTGCACCGTGGGCGGCTGCGGGACTATCGGCGCAGCGTGCAGACCGTGTTCCAGGATCCGTACTCGTCGCTGGATCCGCGGCAGCGCGTCGACCGGATCGTGGCGGAGCCGTTGCGCGGGCTGGGTGTGGCGACCGGGCGGGCGGAGATCGGTGGCCGGGTCGCGGAGGCGCTCGAGTCGGTCGGCCTGCCGTCCGACGCCGCGTCCCGCTATCCGCACGAGTTCTCCGGCGGACAGCGGCAGCGGATCGCGATCGCTCGCGCCATCGTCTGCCACCCGCGCGTGCTGCTGGCCGACGAGCCGGTCAGCGCGCTCGACCTGACCACCCGCGTGAAGATCATCGACCTGCTGGCCGAGCTGTGCGCCACCCGCGACCTGACGCTGCTGCTGGTCTCCCACGATCTCGGCGTGGTCGCCACGCTCTGCGCGCACACGGCCGTGCTGGAACGCGGCCGCATCGTCGAACAGGGCGACACCACCGCCGTCCTCGGCGCACCGTCCCACCCGTACACCCAGCGTCTCCTGAGCAGCGTGCCCCGCCTGCCATGA
- a CDS encoding efflux RND transporter periplasmic adaptor subunit, protein MGRRWLPILGALTLLAGCSLPADDEAGTPSLEAPGTVLTTVTPTRQDLSNTISLTGKVTIDPVFGITAPVDGEIRYLDRQPATEPATADLWVASVWKDGEPHEVTIPAGSILAGRLLTDGARVTTGMPVVSAKHAGYGIVADITTEHAYRLAANVGTVKAQIKNGPGPFDCKPLGAISALPAGTIPEAPAPGPTGTTPPEAQAPGQTGSEATGLRLVCTAAKDVKLINGVDVTLEMITGKATNVLVLPVEAVAGSQGKGKVDIVDGEQQRRTVDVTLGLTDGKVIEIKSGLKGDEKIAIPGPNLPEAQAPVQDPASGGAVLVPGTVG, encoded by the coding sequence GTGGGTAGACGCTGGCTGCCGATCCTGGGGGCGCTCACGCTGCTCGCGGGATGCTCGCTCCCCGCCGACGACGAGGCCGGGACGCCGTCCCTGGAGGCACCGGGCACGGTGCTCACCACGGTGACCCCGACCCGCCAGGACCTCAGCAACACCATCAGCCTGACCGGCAAGGTCACCATCGACCCGGTCTTCGGCATCACCGCGCCGGTCGACGGCGAGATCCGCTACCTCGACCGGCAACCCGCGACCGAGCCGGCCACCGCCGACCTGTGGGTGGCCAGCGTCTGGAAGGACGGCGAACCGCACGAGGTCACCATCCCGGCCGGGTCGATCCTGGCCGGACGGCTGCTCACCGACGGCGCGCGGGTGACCACCGGCATGCCGGTCGTCTCCGCGAAGCACGCCGGCTACGGCATCGTCGCGGACATCACCACCGAGCACGCGTACCGGCTCGCCGCGAACGTCGGCACCGTCAAGGCGCAGATCAAGAACGGTCCCGGGCCGTTCGACTGCAAGCCGCTCGGCGCCATCTCCGCGCTGCCGGCCGGCACCATCCCGGAGGCGCCCGCGCCCGGCCCCACCGGCACCACGCCGCCGGAGGCGCAGGCGCCGGGACAGACCGGCTCCGAGGCCACCGGGCTCCGGCTCGTCTGCACCGCGGCCAAGGACGTCAAGCTGATCAACGGCGTGGACGTGACGCTCGAGATGATCACCGGCAAGGCCACGAACGTGCTCGTGCTGCCGGTCGAGGCGGTCGCGGGCAGCCAGGGCAAGGGCAAGGTGGACATCGTCGACGGCGAGCAGCAACGCCGTACCGTGGATGTGACCCTGGGGTTGACCGACGGCAAGGTCATCGAGATCAAGTCCGGGCTGAAGGGCGACGAGAAGATCGCCATCCCGGGGCCGAACCTGCCGGAGGCGCAGGCGCCCGTGCAGGACCCGGCCAGCGGCGGCGCGGTGCTGGTCCCCGGGACGGTCGGATGA
- a CDS encoding phosphatase PAP2 family protein: MSGTTIISVVLALLTVLVAFGAVAAGRPAARRLRRVQRGRNALDWVLARVPPSLLVATAGLLLVATLLNVFLEIMDAVLEGDDLTVIDRPVVAWVAEQREAWRDTLVISLTDIGGKIGLTLLLAAAAITVAVRLRAVRPALIAALAGGGGAMLVTGIKALIARDRPDPLLRAVVEDGFSFPSGHATTSMVVLGTVAWLVCMATASHTVRATAWVAAGLLVAGIGLSRVYLGVHYPTDVLAGWILGAAWLATVAFADRLPALRLRLDGPAPLARHPRAVLIATTVLGFALILAAVWFMASVED; this comes from the coding sequence ATGAGCGGAACCACGATCATCAGCGTCGTCCTGGCGCTCCTGACGGTGCTGGTCGCGTTCGGCGCGGTCGCGGCCGGCCGCCCGGCCGCGCGACGGCTGCGCCGGGTGCAGCGCGGCCGGAACGCGCTCGACTGGGTGCTCGCCCGCGTCCCGCCGAGCCTGCTGGTCGCGACGGCCGGGCTGCTGCTGGTCGCGACGCTGCTCAACGTGTTCCTGGAGATCATGGACGCGGTACTGGAGGGCGACGACCTGACCGTGATCGACCGCCCGGTCGTGGCCTGGGTCGCGGAACAGCGCGAGGCCTGGCGGGACACGCTCGTGATCAGCCTGACCGACATCGGCGGCAAGATCGGGCTCACGTTGCTGCTGGCCGCGGCCGCGATCACGGTGGCGGTGCGGCTGCGCGCGGTGCGCCCCGCGCTGATCGCGGCACTGGCCGGTGGCGGCGGCGCGATGCTGGTCACCGGCATCAAGGCGCTGATCGCCCGGGACCGGCCGGACCCGCTGCTGCGCGCGGTCGTGGAGGACGGCTTCTCGTTCCCGTCCGGGCACGCGACCACGTCCATGGTGGTCCTCGGCACGGTCGCCTGGCTGGTCTGCATGGCCACCGCGTCGCACACGGTCCGCGCGACCGCGTGGGTCGCCGCCGGCCTGCTCGTCGCCGGGATCGGGCTGTCCCGCGTCTACCTCGGCGTGCACTACCCGACGGACGTGCTGGCCGGCTGGATCCTGGGCGCGGCCTGGCTGGCCACGGTCGCGTTCGCGGACCGGCTGCCCGCGTTGCGGCTGCGGCTCGACGGCCCGGCGCCGCTGGCCCGCCACCCGCGCGCGGTGCTGATCGCGACCACGGTGCTGGGCTTCGCGCTGATCCTGGCCGCGGTCTGGTTCATGGCGTCCGTCGAGGACTGA
- a CDS encoding SDR family oxidoreductase — MSRTALITGSSSGIGKATAELLAARGYRVFGTSRSACEVPGVEMLRLDLTDPASVEALAPVLRDVDVLVNNAGESQSAPFEELPGDMLRRLFETNVFGPVRLAQLALPGMRERGHGRVVMIGSMLASFPVAYRSAYTASKAAIKGFANAARHEFSPFGVWLTTVEPGAIATGISERRTTFVAPGSPHARDFATMLAALRRNERAGTPPARVAATVLKAIEDPRPRQRYAVGSGAPLVFALRRLLPVAVVERATHRRHDLPR; from the coding sequence ATGAGCCGCACCGCGCTGATCACCGGATCATCCTCGGGCATCGGAAAGGCGACCGCGGAACTGCTGGCGGCGCGCGGTTACCGCGTGTTCGGCACCAGCCGGTCCGCGTGCGAGGTCCCGGGCGTGGAGATGCTGCGGCTCGATCTGACCGATCCGGCCTCGGTCGAGGCACTCGCGCCGGTGCTGCGCGACGTGGACGTACTGGTCAACAACGCCGGTGAGAGCCAGTCCGCGCCGTTCGAGGAACTGCCCGGCGACATGCTGCGGCGGCTGTTCGAGACCAACGTCTTCGGCCCGGTACGGCTGGCGCAGCTCGCGCTGCCCGGCATGCGGGAACGCGGCCACGGCCGGGTGGTGATGATCGGGTCGATGCTGGCGTCGTTCCCGGTCGCCTACCGCTCGGCGTACACCGCGTCAAAGGCCGCGATCAAGGGCTTCGCGAACGCCGCACGCCACGAGTTCTCGCCGTTCGGCGTGTGGCTGACCACGGTCGAGCCGGGCGCGATCGCGACCGGGATCAGCGAGCGGCGCACCACGTTCGTCGCGCCGGGTTCCCCGCACGCGCGCGACTTCGCCACCATGCTCGCCGCGCTGCGCCGCAACGAGCGGGCCGGCACGCCGCCGGCCCGGGTCGCCGCCACCGTGCTGAAAGCGATCGAGGACCCCAGACCCCGCCAACGGTACGCCGTGGGCAGCGGCGCACCGCTCGTCTTCGCGCTGCGCCGGCTGCTCCCGGTCGCGGTCGTCGAGCGCGCCACGCACCGCCGCCACGATCTGCCGCGCTGA
- a CDS encoding ABC transporter permease, whose protein sequence is MITYLVRRTALLLASLSLASVVLFLLLRFLPGDPVNALLSVGATDAQIEAARHQLGTNEPVAAQFVSWLGDAVTLDLGRSLISNLEVGPEIAARLPVTVPLTLAGFVLAVLIAVPIGFLAAYRAEKWDGPLLNGVAQLGLAVPAFWLGLLLVTIFALNLRALPAGGFPAGGWSDPAAAMTALVLPVLTIALVMSASLIRYVRAATLDVLGSDFLRTARALGSSLPAAMWRHGLRNAAAPVIAVLAIELATTFLGAVVIESVFALPGLGSMLTRAIAQRDYPVIQGVMLVSTFAVLAVGFLGDVAQRVADPRLLRSRS, encoded by the coding sequence ATGATCACCTACCTGGTACGCCGGACCGCGCTGCTGCTGGCATCGCTGTCCCTCGCCAGCGTGGTGCTGTTCCTCCTGCTCCGGTTCCTGCCGGGCGACCCGGTCAACGCGCTGCTCTCCGTGGGAGCGACCGACGCGCAGATCGAGGCCGCCCGGCACCAACTGGGCACGAACGAACCGGTGGCCGCGCAGTTCGTCTCCTGGCTCGGTGACGCCGTCACCCTCGACCTCGGCCGGTCGCTGATCAGCAACCTGGAGGTCGGGCCGGAGATCGCCGCGCGGCTGCCGGTGACCGTGCCGCTCACGCTCGCCGGCTTCGTGCTGGCCGTGCTGATCGCGGTCCCGATCGGATTCCTCGCCGCCTACCGCGCGGAGAAGTGGGACGGCCCGCTGCTCAACGGCGTCGCCCAGCTCGGGCTGGCCGTACCCGCGTTCTGGCTCGGTCTGCTGCTCGTCACGATCTTCGCGCTGAACCTGCGCGCACTCCCGGCCGGCGGCTTCCCGGCCGGCGGCTGGTCCGACCCGGCCGCGGCCATGACCGCGCTGGTCCTGCCGGTCCTCACGATCGCGCTGGTCATGTCCGCGTCGCTGATCCGGTACGTACGCGCGGCCACGCTCGACGTGCTCGGCAGCGACTTCCTGCGCACCGCCCGCGCGCTCGGCTCGTCACTGCCCGCCGCGATGTGGCGACACGGCCTGCGCAACGCGGCAGCCCCGGTCATCGCGGTCCTCGCGATCGAGCTGGCCACCACGTTCCTCGGCGCGGTCGTGATCGAGAGCGTGTTCGCGCTGCCCGGTCTCGGCTCCATGCTCACCCGCGCGATCGCCCAGCGCGACTACCCGGTCATCCAGGGGGTCATGCTGGTCAGCACGTTCGCGGTACTGGCCGTCGGCTTCCTCGGCGACGTCGCCCAGCGCGTCGCCGACCCACGCCTGCTGCGGAGCCGGTCATGA
- a CDS encoding ABC transporter ATP-binding protein produces MSALIELAGVTKTLKGQQQRRTILHGVDLRVDAGESLAIVGRSGSGKSTLLSIVGLFDRPDEGSYLLDGREINRLPERKAAKLRSSHFGFVFQRFFLLKHLTAAQNVAMALVNGQGWLPRRERRRRVLGALDQVGIAHLAKNRPAKMSGGEQQRVAIARALVREPRILLADEPTGALDTETGTAVIDTLLGATRRGCALILVTHDRDHAARMSRICDLTDGVLAERVRA; encoded by the coding sequence ATGAGTGCGCTGATCGAACTGGCCGGCGTCACCAAGACCCTCAAGGGCCAGCAGCAGAGACGCACCATCCTGCACGGCGTCGACCTGCGCGTCGACGCCGGCGAGAGCCTGGCCATCGTCGGCCGGTCCGGCTCCGGGAAGAGCACGCTGCTCAGCATCGTCGGCCTGTTCGACCGGCCGGACGAGGGCAGCTACCTGCTCGACGGCCGCGAGATCAACCGGCTGCCGGAGCGCAAGGCCGCGAAGCTGCGCAGCTCCCACTTCGGCTTCGTCTTCCAGCGCTTCTTCCTGCTCAAACACCTGACCGCGGCGCAGAACGTGGCGATGGCGCTGGTCAACGGCCAGGGCTGGCTCCCCCGCCGGGAACGCCGCCGCCGCGTCCTCGGCGCGCTCGACCAGGTCGGCATCGCGCACCTGGCCAAGAACCGGCCGGCCAAGATGTCCGGCGGCGAACAGCAGCGCGTCGCGATCGCCCGCGCGCTGGTCCGCGAACCCCGCATCCTGCTCGCCGACGAACCGACCGGCGCGCTCGACACCGAGACCGGCACCGCGGTCATCGACACGCTGCTCGGCGCTACCCGGCGCGGCTGCGCGCTCATCCTGGTCACCCACGACCGCGACCACGCGGCCCGGATGAGCCGCATCTGCGACCTCACCGACGGGGTCCTGGCCGAACGGGTCCGAGCATGA